A window from Candidatus Nitrospira neomarina encodes these proteins:
- a CDS encoding efflux RND transporter permease subunit — protein MERLLTLSLRYRFFTLVALLLVIASGVWSLTNLTIDAVPDLTPVQVQILTRSPALGPIEVEQFITFPIETALNGIPGLQEVRSVSRYGLSAVTAIFEEHLDLYFVRQLVNERLALATERIPAVYGRPMIGPLSTGLGEVYQFTLRGEGHSPMFLRTLLEWDIGRRIRTVPGVVEVNIWGGETKQFQVVVDPSKLLAFNLTLQTVFEALEQNNALAGGGYIEHERELYLIKGEALASTLADLEQIVVSHGPGGVPIFVRDIGEVKEGAALRIGAATRMGEGETVIGMVQMLAGANAQQVVERVKERIQEIQATLPPGVLIEPYYDRTLFVSKVINTVTNNLLEGGLLVIAILFSFLGDVRAGLIVALAIPLSMLMAFTGMYHAGISGNLMSLGAIDFGLLVDGSVVMIDNILRKLGNVTGQSKEDKLATIQSAAREVLRPIVFAVGIIIVVYLPILSLVGLEGKMFRPMAMTVIFALAASLLFAVGGVPVLAYWFARARPNHEETWLIQHARRLYQPWLDLSLNRPAWVVIPGIVLFALSLVIGSRLGIEFVPRLEEGDMAIQVWRLPSVSMTESVQTALEVERALRKFPEVVQVVTRTGSPEVATDVMGIELSDVFVVLKPQDQWTTATSKEALIDAFKSVVLEAVPGVGLSFTQPIEMRFNELIAGTRSDLAIKIFGEDLEVLRHQGDLVARSLEQVPGAADVKVEQVTGVPRIRVIVDRDQIGRYGLTAKDVLTIIETARVGQTVGTVFQGQRRFDLIVRLSDNASAGPVALGNLLIPTPHGELVPLSRVATISVDEGPAQVSRQDIQRRLVVEANIRGRDLGSFVTEAQQTIREHVTLPQGYYLEWGGQFKHLEEASRRLAVVVPITLLLIIAILSVIFGTIRPAFLIFLNVPLALSGGIFALWIRGLPLSISAVIGCVALFGIAVLNGVVLVSRIQRLETGGLPTRDAVAQGAMDRLRPVLMTALVASLGFLPMAVATSMGAEVQRPLATVVIGGLITSTALTLFIIPALYGTVCRSNKQPALPHQSHTSTTST, from the coding sequence ATGGAGCGTCTTCTTACCCTCTCGCTTCGGTATCGGTTTTTTACCCTCGTTGCCCTTCTTCTGGTGATCGCCTCCGGAGTATGGTCCCTGACCAATCTCACGATCGACGCCGTTCCAGATCTCACCCCCGTCCAGGTGCAGATCCTCACCCGTTCCCCCGCGCTCGGGCCGATTGAGGTGGAACAATTCATCACGTTTCCTATTGAAACCGCGCTAAACGGGATACCGGGATTGCAGGAAGTGCGTTCGGTTTCACGGTATGGACTCTCCGCCGTGACCGCAATTTTTGAGGAACACCTTGATCTCTATTTTGTCCGGCAACTCGTCAACGAGCGTCTGGCGTTAGCGACTGAACGCATTCCCGCCGTCTATGGGCGCCCAATGATAGGTCCGCTATCAACCGGCCTGGGTGAAGTCTACCAATTCACACTCAGAGGAGAAGGACACAGTCCCATGTTCTTGAGAACGCTTCTGGAATGGGATATCGGCAGGCGAATCCGGACCGTTCCCGGCGTGGTAGAAGTCAATATTTGGGGCGGAGAGACCAAACAATTTCAAGTGGTCGTCGACCCCAGCAAACTCCTGGCATTCAATCTTACATTACAGACGGTGTTTGAAGCACTCGAACAAAACAATGCCCTCGCTGGCGGCGGTTACATAGAACATGAGCGGGAACTCTATCTCATCAAAGGGGAGGCCCTGGCTTCGACGCTTGCCGATTTAGAACAAATCGTCGTGAGTCATGGTCCGGGTGGTGTGCCCATTTTCGTCCGGGATATTGGAGAAGTCAAAGAAGGCGCCGCCTTGCGGATAGGCGCGGCCACGCGGATGGGGGAGGGAGAAACGGTCATCGGGATGGTGCAAATGCTGGCAGGCGCCAATGCTCAGCAGGTCGTCGAACGGGTGAAGGAACGGATCCAGGAGATTCAAGCGACGCTTCCACCGGGTGTCCTGATTGAACCCTATTATGACCGGACCCTTTTTGTTTCAAAAGTCATCAACACCGTCACAAATAATTTACTCGAAGGGGGTCTGCTGGTCATCGCGATTCTCTTTTCGTTTCTAGGAGACGTTCGGGCCGGATTGATTGTGGCGTTGGCCATACCTCTTTCCATGCTGATGGCTTTTACCGGCATGTATCACGCCGGCATCTCCGGAAATCTGATGAGCCTGGGGGCGATTGACTTCGGACTGCTGGTGGATGGATCGGTCGTCATGATCGATAATATTCTGCGAAAGCTCGGGAACGTCACCGGCCAGTCGAAGGAGGACAAACTGGCAACGATTCAGAGTGCGGCACGGGAAGTGTTAAGACCCATTGTGTTTGCGGTCGGCATTATCATCGTCGTGTATCTTCCCATTTTGTCCTTGGTTGGGTTGGAAGGCAAAATGTTTCGGCCCATGGCTATGACCGTCATTTTTGCCCTGGCCGCTTCACTCCTCTTTGCGGTAGGAGGCGTGCCCGTACTGGCCTATTGGTTCGCACGCGCCAGGCCGAATCATGAAGAAACCTGGCTCATTCAACATGCCCGGCGACTGTATCAACCCTGGTTAGACCTGTCTTTGAACCGGCCGGCATGGGTCGTGATTCCAGGCATCGTGCTGTTTGCCCTCAGCCTCGTGATCGGATCGCGTTTAGGGATCGAATTTGTTCCCCGATTAGAAGAAGGCGATATGGCCATTCAAGTGTGGCGCCTCCCCAGCGTCTCCATGACCGAATCAGTGCAAACGGCCTTGGAGGTAGAACGGGCATTGCGAAAATTTCCCGAAGTCGTCCAGGTGGTGACCAGAACGGGAAGTCCGGAAGTGGCCACGGACGTGATGGGCATTGAACTATCTGATGTCTTTGTTGTCCTCAAGCCGCAAGACCAATGGACCACGGCCACCTCCAAAGAAGCGTTGATCGACGCATTCAAATCGGTTGTTCTTGAAGCGGTTCCCGGGGTTGGTCTGAGCTTTACGCAACCGATTGAGATGCGATTCAATGAACTCATTGCCGGCACCCGTTCCGACCTCGCTATCAAAATCTTCGGGGAGGATCTGGAGGTCTTACGCCATCAAGGAGATTTGGTGGCACGTTCACTCGAACAGGTGCCAGGCGCTGCCGATGTGAAAGTGGAACAAGTGACCGGCGTCCCCAGGATTCGGGTGATCGTGGACCGTGATCAAATCGGGCGATACGGGTTGACCGCCAAAGACGTGTTAACCATCATTGAAACGGCACGAGTGGGCCAGACGGTCGGAACCGTCTTTCAGGGACAACGCCGTTTTGATCTGATTGTCCGCCTCTCAGACAATGCCTCGGCCGGGCCGGTGGCGCTTGGCAATCTCCTGATCCCCACCCCGCATGGGGAACTGGTTCCGTTGTCCCGCGTAGCCACCATCAGCGTCGATGAAGGGCCTGCGCAAGTCAGTCGACAAGATATTCAACGCCGGCTGGTCGTCGAAGCCAATATCCGTGGTCGGGATTTGGGTTCCTTCGTCACCGAAGCCCAACAGACGATCAGAGAGCACGTGACGCTCCCGCAGGGATACTACCTTGAATGGGGCGGACAATTTAAACATCTCGAAGAAGCGTCACGCCGACTGGCCGTCGTGGTGCCGATCACCTTACTGCTTATCATCGCCATTCTTTCGGTGATTTTTGGAACAATTCGTCCGGCCTTCCTCATATTTTTGAATGTGCCCCTTGCTCTGTCGGGCGGTATTTTTGCTCTTTGGATTCGAGGCCTTCCGTTGAGTATCTCGGCGGTCATCGGTTGTGTGGCCCTCTTCGGGATTGCGGTCTTAAACGGTGTTGTATTGGTAAGCCGTATCCAAAGACTGGAAACCGGAGGGCTTCCGACCCGGGACGCTGTGGCACAGGGAGCCATGGATCGACTTCGCCCTGTCTTGAT